The window CCTTTCACGCCGTCATGTGGAAAGCCGATCCGCTGCCGCTATTTCTCCCCTATAGCCAGTTGATGGTGTCGTCGCTGGCGCTGGTCGAGCATCCGCAGCGAGGACTGATTCTTGGACATGGCGGCGGATCGCTGGCCAAGTGGCTGGCCCATTACTGGCCCGATCTTGAGATGGACATCGTCGAGTTTGACCCTACGGTTGTGCGCATGGCCGAGGAATATTTCGGGTATCATCCGCCGGCCAATCACCATGTGCATGTCAAGGATGGACGGGCCTTTCTGAACACGACGGAATACGCCTACGATCTGATTTGGATCGATGCCTTTGCCCGGCATATGATCCCGTTTCATCTCACGACCACCGAGTTTTTCTCGGCGGTGCGGGCGCATTTGAAGCCGGATGGTGTGGTGGCAGTGAATCTGGCGTCGTCGGGAGAAGAGGTGGACAATGTTCGAGCGGCCGCGGTGGTGCAGACGATGAAGCGGGCCTTTCCGACGGTCGAAACGTTTGCCGTGAAGGGGCCGTGGAAACAGAATCAGACCAAAGCGGAGAATTTGATCTTTTTTGCCGGAGGGCCAGTTGATCGAGGAGCGCAGAGTGAATTTGTCTCGAAAGTGACGGAGATGGCGCTCAATCGGCAGTTGCCCTCAGAAGCGATCGCCTTGCTGGGCACCCATCGAGATAGGCCTTGGCCGAGAGGGTTTGAGTTAAGCGACGATTTTGCCCCCTATGATGTTCTGATTGGGAAAGAGGTCTCAGTGAACCAATAATTGACGGCATTGGTCGCTAAGTGGCTGAAAAGGTGTTGATCTCTGTTGGTTTAATCTGAGGATGGGCAAGATTGCCTTTCTTTTCATGGGTGGGTAGAAGCTGCTTGCTTCCATTTTGGCCCCTATGCTATAAGACTCGCCTCGTGATGGAGTAGATGTTGGCAAACGGTGTTGACGTGAAAGTCGGAAGTCATCGAAGCAGTCAAGGCTATCAGAGCTTGGCGGTAGTTTTTTACCAACCTAATCACATCTCTTCTTCTTTTTAAGGAGGTAGGTCATGGGTAAGACGATGTTATCGGTCCTTTTTGGCCTCGGGATGATCGTCGCCGGAGCCTCGGCTGCACATGCACTTCAGGCTGGCGGCGTCGAAGTCGGCGATCTGGAAACCGGATCCGTGGTGGGCCAGCCATTCAAGGATCTCGAAGTGGATGCCCAGTTTTACGCGGTGGAAATCGGCAACATGAAGACCTGGTATCCGCCGACCACGGTGATCGATTTCAAGACTCGTCCTGGCGCGCCGGTGCTGTTGAAGGTGACGAATAACTCGTCCGCCGAGCATGGCTTCCAACTTACGGCTGCCGTGAATCAGTCCGCCCCGACCGTGTTGAACACCCAGGTTGTTCTGAAGCCAGGTGAGACCAAGTATATCGGTGTGCCCACCAGCGATCTGTTCTATGCCGCGGGCAACGTGTTGACGTACCGCTGCCATTTGCATCCGGCGCATGTCGGCGGCAAGCTGGTGATGCTGAAGTAGTTTGACTCACTCTCGTGAGCAGTAGAAAGGCCCCAGTGGATCCTCCACTGGGGCCTTTCTCATTCTTTGGCAGCGGGTTGCTCGCTAGGCTTCGTCGGGTTGGCAGTCTGAGCCATCTTCCAAGGGAACACGCTGGACTGCGGTGAGCTTCCCTTCCTTAATGAGCAGCAGGTACCGGTTTTCAATCGGTGCGGGCAGCTGCCGCTCCACGACGATTGTGCGGACATCGACCACCATTTCATCTCCGTCCCATTGTGTGCCGTTAACGATCCACACATGGCTGGTGGCATCGGGGAAATGGTGCGTGACAAAGCTCTCGATGATGGTGCCGAGTTCTCCGGTGCTGGCCTGAGCTAAGCCGGGGCTTGCGAGTGTGCACAACAACACTGCGAGGAGACTCCATCGGTTGCGCATGACTGCACCTCCAAAGCGGGAGTGAACGTCTCACTTGCTATGAGGGCACCGGAAGAAGGAGCTGGATCGAAAACGCCGTATTCTGTCTCCAGTCTATAGCTCAAACGGGTTCAAATCCAGTAGCGGGTGCATTTTTACAAGCGAGTAAAGGGGGCGCGGCGAGAAAAAGCCGAGGCCCCCTCTCCTGGCGGAAAGGGGGCCTCAAGGTAATCCAATATTGTAGCGTGCTGATTAGTTCCGAACGCCGCTCCAGATTTTGGCTGGATCAATGGCTTTATCGGGGTTCAAAGTTTTCGCCTTTTCCAACAGCACTTCGGTGGTTTCTGGATAGGCCGGGTCGGCGATGCAGCAGTTGTCGACGGGGCAGACCGCCGCGCACTGCGGCTCGTCGAAGTGCCCGACGCATTCGGTGCAGCGATCGTGCGTAATGACGTAAATATTATCGCCGACGCCTTGTCCGTCGCCGACATGATTTCCTTTGCCCTCGGCATCGCTCCGGGTTTCGAAAATTGCCTCGTTCGGACATTCAGGCAGGCAAGCTCCACAGGAGATGCATTCATCGGTAATCAGCAGTGCCATGACCCACGCCTCCTTCTCACTACAAAAGACAGATAAACAATGTTGACAAGATCGCGCCGCCCTGATCATAGTGCGTGCGCAATGTAGGGGGCCATTCTATTCTGTGGTTCTTTTCCAAGTCAACAGAACCGCGTCGGTCAGAAGGCCTAGAATGCCCGGGAATATGGGCCCATGGGCCCAGCAGGCATACGCATAGTTGCTGAAGGAAACGATCATGGCCATGGCACAGGAGAGCGATCGGGAGCAAAAGAAAAAGCGGATCATCATGATGCTCCTGCTGGCGGTGTTGCTCATGAGCGTCTCGATGTTTCTGGTTCCGCAAAAAGACACTGACGTGATTGTGGTAACGTTTCCGAGCGGCATCGCTGTGGAAGCGGAAGTGGCGCAGACCCCTGAAAAACTGCTTTTCGGGCTGGCGTTTCGTGACGGGTTGCCACCCAATACCGGGATGCTTTATATCTTCGAAGAGAACGGCCTGCACCGCGTCCGAACGAAAGAGTACCGGTTTCCCATCGACATGATTTGGGTGGATGAAAGCCATCATGTGGTGCATATGGTCGAGCATGCCGATCCCTGCGCGAAAGATCCTTGCCCGCTCTTTGGGCCTCCGCCGGAACTGGCCCGGTATGTGCTGCAAACTGAAGCCGGGTTTATCCAGCGATCGGGCGTGGCCAAGGGGGATGAGCTGAAATACGTGCTGCGCATGTAGGAGGAGTGACGGGGCAGCAGGAAGATGGGAGCCTGGAGAGGATTAAGGGAGTTGGGGATGGAAGGGTTTCAGCGAGTCGCACTGGTGAACGAGGTGCTGCCTGGACAATCGAAGGTGGTCACGGTCAATGATCGGGCTATTGCGCTCTTCAATGTCGATGGCAAGTTCTACGCGGTGCATAACCTCTGCCCCCATGAGGGTGGTCCCTTGAATGAAGGGCGAGTGAAGGGGTTTGTCGTGGCTTGTCCCTGGCACGATCTGGCGTTTGATATCCGTAATGGACAGGGGACTGACGGCGGCGGGTACTGCGTCGGAAGTTATGAGGTTCGCACGGAAAACGCGGAGATTTTTGTCGGTCCTCGGCGGAAAGCCTCGTGAGCGTCCGGGGCGCGTCGAGTTGGCCATCGTAAACAGTTTAGATGCAGCGAGTATTTTATGAATAGTGCGGGGCAGGACCAGCACAATTCCTCGAATGTCGGAGGCCCTCGGGTGATCGAATCGGCGATCGGCCGCTCCTTTACCCTCCATCTTTGGGAAGATCGAACCAGAGGGGAGCAATGGGTCCCGAGTTATAATACCAAAGGACTGGCGCTGGTGAACGATGAGTATTTGCGTATTGCCGGCAACAACGCCGTCGATAATGGCCGACGGACCTTTGAGTTTGCGAGCATGCTTCCAGGAACGCACGAGATTGTGTTTGAAAAGCGCATGGGATGGAAGTGCACCGCCGAAGACCGCCGGGTATTCCAGATTCATGTGACCGAGAACGGAAAAGGCTGACCGCCGTGCCCGCTATTGCATTTCTCAACGGCCGATTTCTTCCCTGGCAAGAGGCCACGGTCTCGATCGAGGACCGTGGGTTCCAATTTGGCGATGGGGTCTACGAGGTGGTCCGGACGTACCATGGCCGGCCCTTCGAGCTGGAGGCCCATCTCAATCGGCTTGACCGGAGCGCCGGGGAGTTAAGCCTGTCTCAGCCCTATTCAAGAGCGCAGTGGCGGGAATGGATTCAGCAAGGGATTGAAGAAGCTGGATTTGCCGAAGCGAAAGTCTATATCCAGATAACCCGCGGGGCGGCTCCGAGGGACCATGCCTTTCCCGTCAATGTGCCGCCGACGGTGGTGATGACGATCCGTGAGTTGCTGCCGTTCCCGGATCAGACCCGCGCCACCGGAGTGGCCGCTAAGACCTGCGAAGACTTACGCTGGGCACGGTGCGATATCAAGAGCCTGAATTTATTGGCGAATGTGCTGGCGCGAGAGGAGGCGAAGCGGGCCGGCGTGTTCGAAGCGATTCTTGTCAAAGATGGCCTGGTCACGGAAGGGTCGGTCAGCAACGTGATGGCGGTGCAAGCGGGAACGGTGGTCACCGCTCCGGAAGGTCCGCGGATCTTGTCGGGCGTGACACGAACCGTCGTGTTGGACCTCGCCAGAAAAGAGGGCCTGCCGGTGCGCGAGCAATTCCTGCCAGTCGAGTCGCTCTATGCGGCTGACGAAGTATTTCTCACGGGGACGACCGTGGAGGTGCTCGGTGTGATTCGGGTCGATGGACGGAGCATCGGGGCCGGTTTTCCCGGTCCGATCACCAGAGCCCTGGCGGCTCGGATGACGGCCCTGACGGGGTAGTCCCCCTTGCTTTGGACAGGGGGGCATGCTAAGGTTGCGCTGCTGGAAGTGGGCTCAGGCCCACTTTTTTGTTTGGGCGCTTATTTGGGTGACTATTCAGAGGATACGCGTTGACTACTCCGGAGCATGGATCCCGGTCGGTCAGTGACCGGCTTCAGGACATCATTTCTCCGATTCTTTGGACGCTGGGGTTGGAATTAGTGGAAGTGTCGTGTGTCGGGCAGGGGCCGCGCACCATCATCCGCGTATTCATCGATAAGCCGGGCGGCGTCACCGTGAAGGATTGTGAACGGGCCCATGTCGCTGTGGGGCCCGCATTGGATGTGGCAGATCCGTTTCCCCACACCTATACGCTTGAAGTGTCGTCACCAGGGCTCGATCGCCCCTTCAAACGGTTCCAAGATTATCAGCGTGCGGTTGGGAAGCGTGTGAGCCTTAAGCTGAAGGAGCCGCTGCATGGCCAGTGGCGTGTGGTCGGAGAATTGATGCAGGCGGACGAGGAGTCGATCGTGCTGGCGGTTTCGGCGAAAAAGGCGGCACCGGAACTGGTGACGCTGAACCGGCAGATCATTGCAGAGGCCCGGATCGCCATCGAAATATAGTGTGCAAGCCGGGGCCGAGACGGTTCCGCTGATGGATCGAGCAGGAGCGTGATGTATGAATCGAGAATTGATCGCAGTCATTGATGAGATCGGGCGCCAGAAAGGCATCGACAAGTCCCGCGTGATCGGCGCGATTGAGTCGGCCCTTCAAACGGCGGCCAAAAAGCGATTCGGCCAGGCGGAGAACATTCAGGTCGAAATTGATCCCAAGACGGGCGAGATCTCCGTCGTGTCGAAGAAAGTCATCGTCGATCAAGTCAGTAATCCCAAAGCCGAAATCTCTCTCCAGGAAGCGCGGCAATTCGACAGCGAAGCCGAAGTGGGCGATGAAATCGGCTCCTTGATCGAGATGGACGAACTCGGCCGCATCGCCGCCCAGACGGCCAAGCAAGTCATCTTTCAAAAGGTGCGCGAAGCCGAATGGGAAGCCGTGCAGAAAGAGTACTCGACCCGCCAGGGCGATCTGGTCAACGGCATCATTCTCGGCATGGAACGGCGCAATTACCTCGTCGATCTCGGAAAGACCGAGGCCGTGCTGCCCATTCAGGAGCAAATTCCCCGGGAGACCTATCGGCGCGGCGATCGGGTGAAGGCCATGCTGCTGGAGGTTCGCCGGACGCCGAAAGATGTGCAGGTCATTCTGACGCGGAGCCATCCGCAGTTCGTCTCCAAGCTGTTTGAGCTGGAAGTGCCGGAGGTCATGGAGAAGATCGTCGAGATCAAGTCGGTGGTGCGGGAACCGGGTGACCGGACCAAGATCGCCGTCACCTCGCGGGAAAAAGCCGTCGATCCGGTCGGCGCCTGTGTCGGCATCAAGGGGTCCCGGGTGCAAGCGGTCGTGCGCGAGCTGCGGGGCGAGAAGATCGACATCATTACCTGGACGCAGGACCCGCGTGTGTTCATCGCCGAAGCCCTCAATCCGGCGACGATCGAGAAGGTCGGCATCGATGACGAAAAGAAATCGGCGCTGGTGGTCGTGGCCGATTCGCAGCTGTCGCTGGCGATCGGCAAGAACGGCCAGAATGTCCGCCTGGCGGCTCGATTGACCGGCTGGAAGATCGATATTATCAGCGCGACCGAGTACGAGAAGGAAAAAGTCGAGAGAGATAAAGAGATCAAAGCGGCCCTGGCTGAAGAGGCCGAAGCGCAGCGACTCCAGGAAGAAGCGCGGCAGGCTGCCAAGGCAGAAGAAACCGAAACGACGACAAACTAGAATCGAGCACAACCAGTGACAGCTATGCGCGTCTACGAACTTGCCAAGAAGCTGGGGATGGAGAACAAGGATCTCATCCCCGAACTGAAGAAAATGGGTGTGTCCGTCGCCTCCCATAGCAGCGCTCTTGACGAGGATACGGTTCACAAGGCGCTGGAAAAGCTCGGTGCGAAAGCGAAGGGCATGGTCAAGTCAGGCAAGGCGGGGAGTGACGAGGCATCTGCAGCGGATCACCACGATGTGAGCCATGCTTCCAAGGGAGCTGGCGCCAAAGCGGCGCATGTCGAGGAGGCGGCGAAGCCCGACAAGCGGCGCATCCTCATTAAGAAAAAGAAAGAGGATGAGCCGAGCGAGGGCGCGGTTGTGCCTGCTCCGATGAGCGAGGTGGAGAGCCATGCGGCTGCCGCAAGCAGCGTGTCTCCCGCTCAGGCCGAGCCTGCCGCGCATCCGGTCGTGAGCGAGCCGCCGCCGAGTCCGGTGGCCGAGTTGCCGGAGTTGCCTGAGATCGGGACGATTCTCGCAGAGCCCCCCACGCCTCCCGTGGCGCCGGTGGCTGCCGCGGTGAAGCCGGCTGCCGGTGCGCCTGGACCAATGACGGCATTGGAGGCGGCCGCTGCCAAGAAAAAGAGCCTGGCGCTTGAGGCCATCGAGGCTGAAGGGCTCAAAGAGAAGCTCAAGAAGGCGAAGAAGACTGGCCGGCCGAAAGACGAGCAGGATGTGAAGTTCCGCGAGGATGCCGCGCGTTGGGAAGACCTGCGGGCCATTCCTGCGGTGCAGCGCCGGGACGATCGGTCCAAGCATCTGCATCACGCTCAGCCGGGAGAGGTGACCAAGCCTCGCCGGAAGAGCGTCAAGGTGGCGCCGGGGACGACCGTCAAGGAATTTGCCGAGCTGATCGGTCAGCGCCCTGCCGACATCGTCAGAAAGCTGATGGAGATGGGGCAGATGCTCACCTTCAATCAGCCGATGAATATGGATGCCGCGTCGATGATCGCCGATGAAGCCGGCGTCAAGATCGAAGTTTCCGTCGAAAAGGCCGGCGATGAGCTGTTGGAGCAAGTCGTGCAGGCGGGCAGTGGCGACGAGCTGTTGGTGCATCGTCCTCCGGTCGTCACGATCATGGGGCATGTGGACCACGGCAAGACCTCCCTGTTGGACGCGATCCGGCAAACCAACGTCGCGGAAGGCGAAGCGGGCGGCATCACGCAACACATCGGTGCCTATACCGTTTCCGTCAACGGGAAGCAGGTCACGTTCCTGGATACGCCGGGCCACGAAGCGTTCACGGCCATGCGGGCGCGCGGCGCGAAGGTGACGGATATCGTCATTCTGGTGGTGGCCGCCGACGATGGCGTCATGCCGCAGACGATCGAAGCCATCCATCACGCCAAGGCCGCAGGCGTGCCGCTAATCGTAGCCATCAATAAAATCGACAAGCCGGGCGCCAATTCCGATCGCGTCAAGAATGCGTTGTCCGAGCACGGGCTGGTTTCCGAAGCCTGGGGCGGCGACACGATCATGGTGGAAGTGTCGGCCAAGCAGAAGACCGGGCTCGACAACCTTCTTGAAATGATTCTTTTGCAGTCCGAAGTGCTGGAGTTGAAGGCTGACCCCAATCGCCAAGCCAAGGGCACGGTGGTCGAGGCCAAGCTCGAACGGGGCCGCGGTCCCGTGGCGACGGTGCTGGTTCAGAGTGGCACGCTCAAAGTCGGCGATGTATTCGTGGTCGGGTCATTCAGCGGCCGCGTGCGCGCCCTGCTCAATGACCGGGGCGTCAAAGTGCAGCAGGCCGGTCCTTCGATTCCTGTGGAGGTCAACGGCTTGCCCGGGGTGCCCTCCGCCGGCGATGTCTTCCAAGTGGTTTCCGATGAACGGGTGGCGCGCGAAATTGCCGACGAGCGGGCGCGGAAACAGCGGGCGGCGGATCTGGCCGGCCCGGCGAAGGTCTCGCTCGACGATTTGTTTGCCAAGATTCAAGAGGGGTCGGTCAAGGAACTGGCCATTGTCATCAAGGCCGATGTGCAGGGCTCATCCGAAGCGCTGGCGGGGGCGGTGGAAAAGCTGCCGACTCCGGCGGTCAGGCTGCGGGTCATTCACAACG is drawn from Nitrospira sp. and contains these coding sequences:
- a CDS encoding protease inhibitor I42 family protein, which codes for MNSAGQDQHNSSNVGGPRVIESAIGRSFTLHLWEDRTRGEQWVPSYNTKGLALVNDEYLRIAGNNAVDNGRRTFEFASMLPGTHEIVFEKRMGWKCTAEDRRVFQIHVTENGKG
- the dat gene encoding D-amino-acid transaminase, producing the protein MPAIAFLNGRFLPWQEATVSIEDRGFQFGDGVYEVVRTYHGRPFELEAHLNRLDRSAGELSLSQPYSRAQWREWIQQGIEEAGFAEAKVYIQITRGAAPRDHAFPVNVPPTVVMTIRELLPFPDQTRATGVAAKTCEDLRWARCDIKSLNLLANVLAREEAKRAGVFEAILVKDGLVTEGSVSNVMAVQAGTVVTAPEGPRILSGVTRTVVLDLARKEGLPVREQFLPVESLYAADEVFLTGTTVEVLGVIRVDGRSIGAGFPGPITRALAARMTALTG
- the rimP gene encoding ribosome maturation factor RimP, translating into MTTPEHGSRSVSDRLQDIISPILWTLGLELVEVSCVGQGPRTIIRVFIDKPGGVTVKDCERAHVAVGPALDVADPFPHTYTLEVSSPGLDRPFKRFQDYQRAVGKRVSLKLKEPLHGQWRVVGELMQADEESIVLAVSAKKAAPELVTLNRQIIAEARIAIEI
- the nusA gene encoding transcription termination factor NusA; amino-acid sequence: MNRELIAVIDEIGRQKGIDKSRVIGAIESALQTAAKKRFGQAENIQVEIDPKTGEISVVSKKVIVDQVSNPKAEISLQEARQFDSEAEVGDEIGSLIEMDELGRIAAQTAKQVIFQKVREAEWEAVQKEYSTRQGDLVNGIILGMERRNYLVDLGKTEAVLPIQEQIPRETYRRGDRVKAMLLEVRRTPKDVQVILTRSHPQFVSKLFELEVPEVMEKIVEIKSVVREPGDRTKIAVTSREKAVDPVGACVGIKGSRVQAVVRELRGEKIDIITWTQDPRVFIAEALNPATIEKVGIDDEKKSALVVVADSQLSLAIGKNGQNVRLAARLTGWKIDIISATEYEKEKVERDKEIKAALAEEAEAQRLQEEARQAAKAEETETTTN
- a CDS encoding DUF192 domain-containing protein, translated to MAMAQESDREQKKKRIIMMLLLAVLLMSVSMFLVPQKDTDVIVVTFPSGIAVEAEVAQTPEKLLFGLAFRDGLPPNTGMLYIFEENGLHRVRTKEYRFPIDMIWVDESHHVVHMVEHADPCAKDPCPLFGPPPELARYVLQTEAGFIQRSGVAKGDELKYVLRM
- the infB gene encoding translation initiation factor IF-2, with the protein product MRVYELAKKLGMENKDLIPELKKMGVSVASHSSALDEDTVHKALEKLGAKAKGMVKSGKAGSDEASAADHHDVSHASKGAGAKAAHVEEAAKPDKRRILIKKKKEDEPSEGAVVPAPMSEVESHAAAASSVSPAQAEPAAHPVVSEPPPSPVAELPELPEIGTILAEPPTPPVAPVAAAVKPAAGAPGPMTALEAAAAKKKSLALEAIEAEGLKEKLKKAKKTGRPKDEQDVKFREDAARWEDLRAIPAVQRRDDRSKHLHHAQPGEVTKPRRKSVKVAPGTTVKEFAELIGQRPADIVRKLMEMGQMLTFNQPMNMDAASMIADEAGVKIEVSVEKAGDELLEQVVQAGSGDELLVHRPPVVTIMGHVDHGKTSLLDAIRQTNVAEGEAGGITQHIGAYTVSVNGKQVTFLDTPGHEAFTAMRARGAKVTDIVILVVAADDGVMPQTIEAIHHAKAAGVPLIVAINKIDKPGANSDRVKNALSEHGLVSEAWGGDTIMVEVSAKQKTGLDNLLEMILLQSEVLELKADPNRQAKGTVVEAKLERGRGPVATVLVQSGTLKVGDVFVVGSFSGRVRALLNDRGVKVQQAGPSIPVEVNGLPGVPSAGDVFQVVSDERVAREIADERARKQRAADLAGPAKVSLDDLFAKIQEGSVKELAIVIKADVQGSSEALAGAVEKLPTPAVRLRVIHNGVGGITESDILLAAASRAIIIGFNVRPEPKAASLAEQQGVDIRLYTIIYDAINDIKAAMEGLLEPTLKERVLGRAEVRQVFTIPKAGVVAGSYVVDGTISRAAAGVRVIRDNVVVYQGKLGSLRRFKDDVREVQQGYECGLSVENFNDVKAGDVIEAYAIDKVAAKL
- a CDS encoding Rieske 2Fe-2S domain-containing protein; this encodes MEGFQRVALVNEVLPGQSKVVTVNDRAIALFNVDGKFYAVHNLCPHEGGPLNEGRVKGFVVACPWHDLAFDIRNGQGTDGGGYCVGSYEVRTENAEIFVGPRRKAS
- a CDS encoding 4Fe-4S dicluster domain-containing protein encodes the protein MALLITDECISCGACLPECPNEAIFETRSDAEGKGNHVGDGQGVGDNIYVITHDRCTECVGHFDEPQCAAVCPVDNCCIADPAYPETTEVLLEKAKTLNPDKAIDPAKIWSGVRN